In Limnothrix sp. FACHB-406, the DNA window TTTGGGGGCGGTTGTCAATGGTGCTCTGTTGGTTTTTTGGGGCCAAGACTGCTGAATTGTGTGCTCATCTATTCAGGTGGGATCCACCCAGTCGAGATCCATGAGCACCGGCCATTTTTAACTCAATCTCAGAATGACTTCGAGTTAGCCATTAATTAAGTTAGCTGGCGGGGCGATCGGGCGAGGAGGTCGCTGTGGGCAGGGGCGAAGGATCGCGATAGAACGATGCGCCAATCAGTTTTGAGAGCCACACTTCGAGGGAGTGAATCGGGTAGCCCCGATGGGCCGACAGGGGATTCACCATCGGTTGCACCAACACGGTGAACAGCCCCAGACGGTTACCGGCTAACACATCGGTGAACAGGCGATCGCCCACCATGGCCACCCGCTCCGGCGGCAGTTGCATTTCTTGGAGCGCTTGGCGCAACTTGCGGCGAGAGGGCTTGGCGGCTCCGGTGAAGTAGGGCAAGTCGAGCGATCGGGCAATGCTGCCAATTCGCGACTCGCTCAGGTTGTTGCTGGCCAACCACAGTTGCACATGGGGCCGCACCGCTTGGATCCAAGTCACCAGTTCCGGTGAAACCGCGTCGGTGGTGGTGGGAACCAGGGTGTCATCCACATCCAGAATCAAGCCCTGCAAACCGTGCTGCACAATCACTTCCGGCGTGAGGGCCAAAATGCAGTCGCCTAGGATTAAGTCGGGCTGAAGCAGGACACCAAACGTCACGGGAACCTCACAAACTTGTGGCGATCGAACTGAGCAGCGAAACGGAGCAGCGAAACTGAGCGGCAAACTGATGAAGGGGCGATCATCAGGGCGATCGGGGCGATTGTGCCTAGGGGCTGGGGCTGGTCGCCGGTTGAGGGGTCGATCGAGTCCTGGCGTTGCGCTCGGCCCGAATGCGCTTTACAGCGGCTTCGTGTTCCGCCAAGGTTTTGCTAAACACATGGGTTCCGTCATACCGTGCCACAAAGAACACATAGTCTGTTTGGGCCGGAGCCAAGGTGGCCTCTAGGCTGGCCTTGCCCGGTGCGGCGATCGGCCCCGGCGGTAACCCAGGATTGAGATAGGTATTGTAGGGCGAAGGCTGGCGAATATCCGTGAAAGTCAGAGGACGATCAGGTGTTTGCCGAATTTTCAGGGCATATTCCACCGTTGGATCTGATTCTAGCTTTTGCCCCCGATTCAGCCGATTGCTAAACACCCCCGCAATCACCGATCGCTCCTGGGGAATCACCGCCTCTTTTTCTACAATGCTGGAAAGCGTCACCCACCCCAACAAATCCAGCTTGGTTTGGCCGCGATTTTGGTTCCACAGGGGCAAAGCCACCTTCTCGAAGCGATCGAGCATGGAATCAATCACCGCCTGCGGGGTAATCGTGTCTCCCGGAAACTGGTAAGTATCCGGAAAAAGAAACCCTTCCAAGGACGTAATTCGCTGGGGCAGCCAGGGGTAGCGATCGCGCGGAATTTTTTGCGTGAGGGCCAAAAACTCCTCCGCCCGAAACACCCCTTGGGACTGGAAATAGTCGGCCATTTGCCGCACTGTCCAGCCCTCCGGAATCGTCAGGCTCTGTTGAATGGTCTTGCCCTGCCAAAGTTGCTGGGCAACGTCCGTCATCGGGGCCGTGGGTAATAGTTCATAGGTTCCCGCCTGGAAGCCGCCATTGTCGTCATTCCAAGTCAGCCACCGGGCCCACAGTTCCCAAGCCGCGCTGGAGCGAATAATCCCCAACCGTTCCAGATCGCGGCCAATTTGCCGGGCGCTGGTTCCCCGTTCAATTTGCACTTGTACTGCTTTCATGGCGGTGTCGCCCTGGGCCAAGTCCATGGGACGGTTGGCCCAGCTCCACCATTGCCATCCTTGCCAAGCACCAACCAAGGCCGCCGTGGGCACGAGGAGAGTAAATATCACGCGACCCAATCGTTGCATGGCTCGATCGAACTACTCCAACCCATTAAATAGTTGTTCCTCGATCGACGGTAGCAAATCTTCGATCTGCTCCAACTCCTCGGGATCCAGTAATTCTGGCTGTCCCTGCTCATTCATGCGGGCCACAATGAAAAATGGATCCAGCGGCGTATAAACCGCGTACTCCGTTTCATTATGAAAAAAGCTAGCTAACCACTGGAACTCATCCACATCTTCGCCGGAGCCGTTCCCTTCCCAGGGTTCATCGTCCTCCGGTTCTTCGGGTAATTCGCCCTCAACGGTCAGCACGATCGCCGTGCGCTTCAACTTCAAGTTCTCCTCTGCCAACACCGCCTTCGCCGTGTTGAACAGGAGATCGATCTGTTGCTCGTTCTCGATCGGGACGGCTTCTTCGTCCTCGTCGTCACCCTTCCAGGTCACAATCTCAACCGGGGAATCCACCGGGTGTAAGAGCACATACTCGGAGCCTTCCACCTCGATCGAGTGCTCAACAAAACACTCCAATGTCCGACCCGTGGCATCGGACAGGGTGATGGTGGGAACGTCCCACGCAGTATCTTCTTGGGTCATGCGCGCGATGGGAATCGAGACCTTAAAAGTATCCCCCATGAGGGCAGCGTTGCCGCAGGGAATAATGAGGATTTTCCCGCCCTGCTCTCAACCACCGGACTGACAGCAGAATGGCCAGGCCATTGGCTCACCCACAAAAAAGCCCCCTGCACAGGAGGCCCATTGCGGACTAGAGGAGTAAGTTCACCCTCAATACCCATCTTTCACTCAGTGCCTATACCCGATCGAGAAACCCATAACAGTGCTGTTCCGAGTGCCGTGAATTGTGCCGAACACTGGGCCACCAATTGAAGGGAAAAAAAGAAAGGGCGATCGCACCGGTATTCTCAGCCTCAGGGGCATCATTGAGAATCAAGATGGGATTGATCGTACTTGAAAAATGAATTGGGAAAAACCGGTTGCAAACTGCTGAACATTCTCTTTTGAAGCAATTGTTTCAGTGAACAACCTTCAACCCAACATCTCAATTCAGCAAATCTAGCAAACTTCATGAATGGTCGTTGCCTAATCGCTGATTCAGCCATTCAGACAACAGAACCCTTAACCAATGGCATCTTCTTCAGACAGCATCTCTAGAAGATTGTCGGGATCCACATAATGGCAAACCGCATCATCAACACAAATCAAAGCCCAACCCGATGCATCAATATCCATTAATTTGTAGGAGGCTTCTTGGACAAAAAAGCCCTTATGATTACGGGTTTCCGGCTTAACAGTAACGTTGTTCGCAGACATTTCCCTAACTCCTGAAACGGTGTGACGACGAACTGAACTGGTCGGGTAAAGCAAGTCTAATAACTTGTATCGCAAAATCCTATCATTCAATTTTTGATTGTCCAGTAAAGTTCTGTGACATCTTGCAACCCCTTGTTAAATGTAAACGCTGTAACCAGGGAGCTGCTGAACCCTGTTTTTTCGAGGGTTTGACCGGTCGGAGATTTGGCCTTTTGGGGTCACAATCGTTCGAGAAAGTGTAAAGTTTTTTGACAATTAAAAATGGAGCCAGTTTTTACCTGACTCCAATGCCAAAAAATCAATAAGACGTGATCCCAGCGCGATCCCTAACTATCAAAGATCCAAGCTTTGATCCGCTGAAAGCCTTTGCTGTTGGGTTTTTGGGCGATCGCCTCTTCCAAATTTTTCTGAACTTCTTCGGCCGCGTCTTGGTCAATCAAAACCAACTGGCTGGCGATTTCCACCTGTTCTCGCACCCCTTTTTGGCCGTCTTCGATCATGGCAACAGCCAGATTTACACGGGCTTGGGCATCCTGGGGATTAAGTTTCACGGCTTTTTTAGCAGCTTTGAAAGCCAATCCCGCTTGATCAGTCAGCAGATACAGCCATGCCAAGCAAGTCCAAGGGGGGCTGCTTTTGGGGGCCCGATCGCACACGGACTTGAACAGCGGAATCAGCACAGCGGGATCTTCACCGGCTTGATAGCGATCGATGCCTTGCAAGAACAGTTCTTCGGCGGTTAACGTCGCGGAGTCAGTGGTTTCCGCATCCGCAAGTTCTGAAGTGACAACAGGAGTTTCGGCCATGGGTCAACCACGAAAAAGAATGAGGGTCAGTCCTGACGAACGATCGCCAACGGGAAGCAACCCGCCAGCACCGATCGCCCAAAGGCTTGGTCTTTGACCACTGTTGAAGGGTTGCGTTGCGCGCACAAAGTCGCGATCGCCCCGAAAACGGAATGGCAGGGATAATTCCGAATCCTAACGATACCAGCAAACGCGAAACGGCAATCCCGAAGGACTGCCGCCGCTGACAGAGGGGCGATCGATCGTCCCCCCAACGGGCCCCACCAAACTGATGAAACCCAGTTAAGGACAGGAGGCCCAGTTCAAACCAACTCAACTCAAGCTAAATCAGCTCAAGCTAAATCAACTCAAACTAAATCAACTCAAACTAAATCAACTCACTCAACCAAAACCCAGTTAGGTTCAATCCCAACTAGGCCGAAAAAGACTTCCCACAGCCGCAGGTTTGGGTAGCGTTCGGGTTGCGGAATTGGAACCCGCCGCCAATCAAAGCCGTGCTGTAGTCCAGTTCCAAACCATAGAGATACAGCAAGCTTTTCGGATCACAAATCACCTTGAAATCGCCGTAATCAAACACATCGTCATCGGGGCGAATATTCGCTGCCGTCTCAAAGTCCATCGTGTAAGACAAACCCGAACAACCGCCTCCCCGAACGCCAACTCGCAAGCAGAGGTCGCTTTGGCCTTGGCTCTGGCGCAGGTTGAGCAGGTGTTGGCGGGCCGACTCGCTAATTTGAATGCCTTGCTTGGCGGGAATGGTTGAAGTAGTCATAGGGTTCAAAGGGCTGGGACTAGCAACTACCTGGGGATGGCTCCGTGGAGGAAGGCCCCAGAGTTTCGCGGAATCTGTGAAATCGATGAAATCTGATGAAATCTATTGTAAGCAACTCCTCCAGCTAATTTTCAGTAATTCCAGGAGGCTATAGGTTCTGGCGATGTGACGATCACTTAACGATCATCTAATGATCGTCCTCTTCCTGAATGCTCTGGGCTGAAACCACGGCAAAATAACCACGGTAAAATCAGCCCGCCGCAGGAAATCACAGCACAATCACCCCACCGTAGGGTCTGTCGTCAAATCCTCTGAAACCCTGATTCCACCGCTAACGGTTCTTGAAAGCCAAGGCCCTTAAGCCCCCTGTTGCGACGATCGGGGCACGGAAAATCAACCGTTCCTGCCTAATCCCAAGACATCACAACCGCCCCTAAAACCTACCGTATGGTTAAGCCACCGTTTCGTCAGGCTAGCGCTGATGCTGGGTTTGGCAAGTGCTAGTTGGGAAGAATTGCGATAATGGAACTGGAAAAGCTGTGTCAGAACGTGAAAATGGGGTGCGCACTGCTCTTTCCAATGCGCTGTGTTGTTGGGGATCTGGGATATGCAAAGTTTGCCAAAGGCGACGATCGAACGGTTAACACAACTTCCGTTGTTGCGAACCACTTGGCAGGGAGACCTGAGACCGGTTCATAGCCGTGCCCTCAATACCCGCGCAAACCATGATGCCCAAAGGCTCTGTGTGTTGTGGATGGATGTTAGTCAACCCTCGTTGCGCGCTTTGGAGCCGGTGACAGAAGAGGCGGGTTTCGGAGCGGTGGTGCGGGTTTTGCTGCAGGCCATTGAACAACCCCGAGGACAACAGCCGCCGGGACGGCCCCAGCGGTTGGTGGTTTGCAACCGAGAATTGCAATTTTTCCTGCGCGGCGCACTGCAAGGGCTAGACATCAAGGTGGAATACGGCGCGAAGCTGCCTCTGGTTGATGATGTGGTGCAATCGCTGGAAGCCTATAACCCAGAATTGGAAGTGCGAGACATTTGGGATTCGCCCCACGCCAAACGGCTGGTTCAAGCAATTCGGGCCACCTGGCGATCGGCCCCTTGGATGTTGTTGGCTGAATACGAAGTGGTGGAAATTAAATTTGAGCTGGATGAGCCACACCAGTTCTATCTATCCACTTTGGGCATGGAGGGGTTGGAGCTGGGATTGTTGCTCTATCGATCGCTGGAATCGTTGGAGAAATTCCGCAAAGATATCATTAGCAGTCCCCATCGAGCAGAACCGCACAAGATGGAAGAGATCTTTCTGAATCAAGATTGTTTCTTCCTCACCTTCAATGATCTTGAAGAGAGCGAAGCACCATCCTCCCAAAGCCCCATTCTGAGTGAATCGGCTTGGCCAGAATTGGGCAGCATTCATCCCCTTGAAGGAATGCGAGATCATCTATCAGATGATGAATTGATGGTGATGGTCGTAATTTTGGAAGCGCTCAATCAGTTCATCAAGCGCAACAACAAAATCCTTTACGATGCTGACGATTTCCCAAGCCTCAAAAACCAATTTCGGATTCTGAATCCCTTAGCGAATCCTAATCCTGGCCAGAAGCGTAAACAGGACAACATTGCTGTCACGATTCAGACGCGCCCTGACGTGACCCTGCGATTGCTGGAATCGGTTGCGGATCCGGAATCCCTGGCGGCTCATTTGCTGATGCCCGATTTTATGGATGACTTGGATGAGGATGCGGAGGGCATGGCCGCTTTGGAGCAGATCCAAAAATTGCTGTCCCTTGCATCGGGACGGGATGTTCCTCTGGGATTGGGCAATCCTAATTTGAATCCTGGCTATGTTCCCAGGGCGCTGAAATCGGCATCGTCTCAACAATTGTCATCGGGTTCACGCCACTATTCTCAGGAAATTGAGATGGATTGGTTGCCGGAGGGAACGTTGGTCAATTTGGAAACCAATTTGCCTCGGGTGACCTATGACATGATCCCGGATACTTTTCGATCGCCCTTGGTGGACTATCCCTTCACGCCAAATAGTTTGACGGGTGGCGGTTCGGTGCAGGAAGGCCAGCAGAAAAAAGCTGGTTCTGGGAAGGCTGCTGGAAAGACTGCTGCTCAGTCGTCGAAGCGATCGCCCCAGAGTTTCCCGCTACTGGCTTTGCAAACCTCCCAACCCAAGGCCAAGGCGTTGATTGATGAAGTGCTGAGTCAAGATCGCCCGATCGCGATGGGGGTAATGTCGAGTTATGACCAGTTTGATCAGGCTTACGATTTATTGGTGCTTTACACGGCGCAAGGTCGTTTGCTGGGGGTGAATGTTTATTGGCAAGATGACCCGTTCGATCTCGCATTGATTGAAGACTGGCACAAACGAACCAAGGCGGCGGGAAATCGCTGCTCGGTGGCGGTGTTTAAGGGAGCCACGGGCAAGAATCGCGGCATGGTTGATCCATTAGATCTGATGCGGTTGTGGGATATCCATGTGTTGAGCATGGAAGATTTGCTCCGATCGGCAGTGCAGGCTCAAATTGCAAGGGAGAAGGCCTAGGGGCGACGGAAGCGGGCAACGGCGATGTTACAATCCGTTAATATTTTGAGCGATCGAGTTGGGTTAACCGTTCCAGGAACCCGCCGCCCGATCGCCCCTACTCACCCGATGCACAGAAGGATTTGAGGCAGCCATGCGAGTCGCGATCGTGGGAGCCGGATTAGCCGGATTAGCCACCGCCGTGGATCTAGTCGATGCGGGCCATGAAGTGGAAATCTTTGAGGCCCGCAACTTTGTTGGCGGCAAGGTTGGCAGTTGGGTTGATGCAGACGGTAACCATGTGGAGATGGGCTTGCACGTCTTCTTTGGCTGCTATGAAAACCTGTTTGGCTTGATGAAAAAGGTGGGAGCCTTTGAAAATCTGTTGCTGAAGGAGCATACCCACACCTTCGTGAATCGGGGTGGCAATTTGGGCGAGCTGGATTTTCGCTTCCCGATCGGGGCCCCTTTCAACGGTCTGAAGGCTTTTTTCACCACTTCGCAACTGTCGGTTGCCGACAAGCTGGCTAACTCGATCGCCCTGGGAACCAGCCCGATCGTCCGGGGATTGGTGGACTTCAAGGGCGCAATGAAAACGATCCGTGAGCTGGATCGGGTCAGCTTTGCCGACTGGTTTCGCAGCCACGGCGGCTCCGACGGCAGCTTGAAGCGGATGTGGAACCCGATCGCCTACGCCCTCGGCTTCATCGACACCGAAAATATTTCGGCGCGGTGTATGCTCACCATCTTCCAATTCTTCGCCGCCAAGACCGAAGCTTCGGTGTTGCGGATGCTGGCCGGCTCGCCCGATGAATATTTGCACAAGCCGATCGTGAAATACATCACCGATCGGGGCGGCAAAATTCACCTGCGTCGCCGCATTCGGGAAGTGCAATACACCGAAAGCAGCAACGGCGAAATCCGCGTCACGGGCCTCGATGTGGCCGACGGGGAAGCCACCGAGCGCATCACGGCCGATGCCTACGTGGCCGCCTGCGACATCCCCGGAATTCAGCGCCTGTTGCCGGAATCCTGGCGCAAAATTCCCGAATTCGACAACATCTATAAGCTGGAAGCCGTGCCCGTGGCCACGGTGCAGTTGCGGTTCGATGGCTGGGTCACGGAAATGCAAGATCCCGAAGCCATGAAGGATCTGAGCAAAGCACGGGGCTTGGATAACTTGCTCTATTCGGCCGATGCGGATTTTTCTTGTTTCGCGGACTTGGCCCTCACCAGCCCCAAAGACTACTACCGCGAGGGCCAAGGCTCCCTGCTGCAATTGGTGTTGACTCCCGGCGACCCGTTCATCAAAAAGTCCAACGAGGAAACGGTGCAGCATGTCCTCAAGCAAGTCCACGACCTGTTCCCCTCGTCGCGCAGCCTGAATCTGGTGTGGTCGGGGGTGGTGAAGCTGGCCCAATCGCTGTACCGCGAAGGGCCGGGCATGGATCCCTATCGCCCCAACCAAAAGACCTCGATCGAGAACTTCTTCTTGGCCGGCAGCTACACCATGCAGGACTACATCGACAGCATGGAGGGCGCAACTCTCTCGGGCAAACAGGCCGCGAAGGCGCTGTTAAGCACCAAACTCCCGATCGCGGCCTAGCCATCGGCTGCCCATGATGGGGTTGATGGGGTCATCCTCGGGCAACCGGGGGTAACCGGGCGATCGGGTCATGCCTTCAAGTGCTGATCGCAGCAACGTGTGGGGTGGTTAATGGCCACCCTCCAGGTTCAACAGTTTTGATCGTGCAGAAGTGTTGATTGTGCAGACGATTCAGACCAGTTCAGGCCAGTTCTGAACCCACTTTTCTGCATCTCAAAATTCTGGTGTCAAAATAAATCAATTGGTTATAAATCAATTGGTTGCAAGCACGGTGATGTTCACATGCTAGAAACCCTGACCGCCCCGATCGCCCTGGCAGACTTTTTGGAGTTGCCAGAAACCCAACCAGCGAGTGAATATATCGACGGGCAAATCCTGCAAAAACCCATGCCCAAAGGAAAACATAGCCGAATCCAAAGCAAGTTGACTGCGTTCATCAATGCAGTAACGGAACCCTTAAAGTCAGCCAGTGCATTTACCGAATTGCGTTGCACCTTTGATGGGCGCTCGATCGTGCCGGATATTGCTGTCTTTTCTTGGGAACGGATTCCCAAAGATGAATCGGGTGAAATTGCCGATCGATTTCTGCTGGCTCCCGATTGGGTGGTGGAGATTCTGTCTCCTGATCAAAGCCATGCCCAATTGTTTAAAAAACTACGCCATTGCTTTCAGCACGGAACGATCGCTGGTTGGATTATTGATCCTGCAAACAAAGCGGTGATGATCTATCGGCCGGGTCAAGAGGCACTTTTGTTTGATTTAGAAGAAATGCCCGATCGCCCCTTGCCCATTCCAGAATTTGTTGGAGAGCTGACCCTCACCTCAGAAGTTTTATTTAGTTGGCTGGCACTCTGAAACTGCGAAGAATGCCAAGAATGTCAAGAATTCAAATTCTTCAAATCCTGCAATTTCTTGTCCAGCCTTTGCCTAGAACCATTTGCCTAGAACAATTGGTACGACAGATTGCAGATGTCATAAAATAACGATTCGGTGGGCATTGCCCACCCTACGGGCTAAGGTTCACCATTAGTTAACTCACCGTTAATTAACTATTAATTCACCAGTTTCTGTTGGGCTTGCCGTTGCTTTTTGCGTTCCACCATGGCTGATAAATGCCGTCGCAACAGAGCGCTACCTTGCAAATTCTGATTTTCTAAATATAAATCTCCCGCCTTCACCAACCGAGGAACGGCTTCATTGTCATTGAGCAAATTGGCCAAGGCCAGACCCCAGTTATGGTAAGCCTCCGGCCAATTGGGTGCTAATTCTAGGGCCGTTGCAAATCGCTCACCGGCTGCTCGGTAGTCCCCTTGCGTAAACAACGTTTGTCCTTGATTGAAAGCCGCGATCGCCTTAGGAATTCGATCGCCGTTCTCTGTTGGCAAGGGAACCGCCTCCGTGAACAAAATCGATCGGCTACCCTGGCCGCGATAGGCCCAAATCATAATCCCTAAAGAGCCACCCAACACCGCACCAATTACGCCAAACCAAAGGGCAAAGTCTCCCCACTCCAAGCCCAGGCGATCGAGCAATGGGGAGTCAACCACTGCCGTGAGTGCTGTCATGAGTGTTGTCATCACTGCTGTCATTACCCCGATTATGATCATTGATGGATGAATTTGCTGAATTTGACGAATGAATCTGATTCGTCGGTTCCATAGACCAATTTCTAATCAGTTTAAAACCAATCAGAAACGAATAGAGCCAAGGGATAACTCGATCCTCCCTTGGCTCTGCAATATTGAGTTTCATCTCTGGAGCTTTATCACTGGAGCTTCAACTTTTCAATTGAAGGCTGATTGCGATGGTTAATGCTGTTGCCTTCCTGATCGCCCGATCGCAGGCCAAGCCGAGCCAAAACCCCTAAGCCGGTTGGCGAAACAGCGTTGATAGATAAACCCGCGACACCCGCCGATCGCTCTCCCCGTTTTGCAACAGAAAAAGCGACAACGCCGCTGCAAACACCCGGTTCAAATCCCAGTCGGGATGCACTTCCAAATAATCCTTAAGGGCTTCGTGGAGTTCTTCAGGAATTTCCGCCACGATGCTAACTGTGCCACTCATCGGCAAAACCCCAGCCACATTGGTAAGCGGCAACATTGTGCGCCAGGCTCCCGGCGATGTCAATGCTGCGAAATATTGCGATCCAGTTCAAAAACTCAGAATTTTTTCTGAATAGCACATATTTTTACTCATTTAATTTACATAAAGTCATGAAAAATCGCCTTTTATGAGAAGTCGGGCGATCGTCCAAAACAATCCCCAACTGAACGACAAACCGTATCGTTGGCGACATAGCCTGTGGAAAACTCCGTCATTTCTGTGGAAAACTTGGGGGTCTTCTGTGGAAAACCTGTGGAAAACTTTCCCCCAAGATAAGAATTTCCCCTTTGCAAAATGATTTGTATCCTCAGAAATCCTAACCGGGGGCCTTGGATCGTCAGCCCAGCGCCCAATGCGATAATGGAGGTGTTGAATTCAGCCCAGCTAGTCGTGACCGTAACCCCGCTCCGTTCCGCCACCTTCAATGCCCAAGTGCCCGATGCCCTCGGCCGGTTTGGCCAGTTCGGCGGCAAATACGTTCCCGAAACCCTGATGCCCGCCCTGGCTGAGTTGGAGCGGGCCTACGAGCACTATCGGCACGATCCAGACTTTCAAGCGGAACTGCAAGGGTTGCTTCAGGACTATGTGGGTCGCCCCAGCCCGCTCTACTTTGCCGAGCGACTGACGCAGCACTACGCCCGCCCCGACGGCAGCGGCCCGCAAATTTACCTGAAGCGCGAAGACCTGAACCACACGGGCGCACACAAAATTAACAACGCGATCGCCCAAGCCCTCCTGGCCAAGCGGATGGGCAAACAGCGGATCATTGCCGAAACCGGAGCCGGTCAACACGGCGTGGCCACGGCCACCGTTTGCGCCCGCTTTGGCCTCGATTGCGTGATTTACATGGGCATCCATGACATGGAGCGTCAGGCCCTGAA includes these proteins:
- a CDS encoding YqeG family HAD IIIA-type phosphatase, which gives rise to MTFGVLLQPDLILGDCILALTPEVIVQHGLQGLILDVDDTLVPTTTDAVSPELVTWIQAVRPHVQLWLASNNLSESRIGSIARSLDLPYFTGAAKPSRRKLRQALQEMQLPPERVAMVGDRLFTDVLAGNRLGLFTVLVQPMVNPLSAHRGYPIHSLEVWLSKLIGASFYRDPSPLPTATSSPDRPAS
- the mltG gene encoding endolytic transglycosylase MltG, with product MQRLGRVIFTLLVPTAALVGAWQGWQWWSWANRPMDLAQGDTAMKAVQVQIERGTSARQIGRDLERLGIIRSSAAWELWARWLTWNDDNGGFQAGTYELLPTAPMTDVAQQLWQGKTIQQSLTIPEGWTVRQMADYFQSQGVFRAEEFLALTQKIPRDRYPWLPQRITSLEGFLFPDTYQFPGDTITPQAVIDSMLDRFEKVALPLWNQNRGQTKLDLLGWVTLSSIVEKEAVIPQERSVIAGVFSNRLNRGQKLESDPTVEYALKIRQTPDRPLTFTDIRQPSPYNTYLNPGLPPGPIAAPGKASLEATLAPAQTDYVFFVARYDGTHVFSKTLAEHEAAVKRIRAERNARTRSTPQPATSPSP
- a CDS encoding DUF3727 domain-containing protein, with translation MTQEDTAWDVPTITLSDATGRTLECFVEHSIEVEGSEYVLLHPVDSPVEIVTWKGDDEDEEAVPIENEQQIDLLFNTAKAVLAEENLKLKRTAIVLTVEGELPEEPEDDEPWEGNGSGEDVDEFQWLASFFHNETEYAVYTPLDPFFIVARMNEQGQPELLDPEELEQIEDLLPSIEEQLFNGLE
- a CDS encoding iron-sulfur cluster assembly accessory protein; amino-acid sequence: MTTSTIPAKQGIQISESARQHLLNLRQSQGQSDLCLRVGVRGGGCSGLSYTMDFETAANIRPDDDVFDYGDFKVICDPKSLLYLYGLELDYSTALIGGGFQFRNPNATQTCGCGKSFSA
- the zds gene encoding 9,9'-di-cis-zeta-carotene desaturase, with translation MRVAIVGAGLAGLATAVDLVDAGHEVEIFEARNFVGGKVGSWVDADGNHVEMGLHVFFGCYENLFGLMKKVGAFENLLLKEHTHTFVNRGGNLGELDFRFPIGAPFNGLKAFFTTSQLSVADKLANSIALGTSPIVRGLVDFKGAMKTIRELDRVSFADWFRSHGGSDGSLKRMWNPIAYALGFIDTENISARCMLTIFQFFAAKTEASVLRMLAGSPDEYLHKPIVKYITDRGGKIHLRRRIREVQYTESSNGEIRVTGLDVADGEATERITADAYVAACDIPGIQRLLPESWRKIPEFDNIYKLEAVPVATVQLRFDGWVTEMQDPEAMKDLSKARGLDNLLYSADADFSCFADLALTSPKDYYREGQGSLLQLVLTPGDPFIKKSNEETVQHVLKQVHDLFPSSRSLNLVWSGVVKLAQSLYREGPGMDPYRPNQKTSIENFFLAGSYTMQDYIDSMEGATLSGKQAAKALLSTKLPIAA
- a CDS encoding Uma2 family endonuclease, which translates into the protein MLETLTAPIALADFLELPETQPASEYIDGQILQKPMPKGKHSRIQSKLTAFINAVTEPLKSASAFTELRCTFDGRSIVPDIAVFSWERIPKDESGEIADRFLLAPDWVVEILSPDQSHAQLFKKLRHCFQHGTIAGWIIDPANKAVMIYRPGQEALLFDLEEMPDRPLPIPEFVGELTLTSEVLFSWLAL
- a CDS encoding DUF2811 domain-containing protein, with translation MSGTVSIVAEIPEELHEALKDYLEVHPDWDLNRVFAAALSLFLLQNGESDRRVSRVYLSTLFRQPA